Genomic window (Polyangia bacterium):
GGTCGACGATAAAGGCCACCGTGTCGGCCAGGGCCACGCAGTCGGCCCGGTGGCCCTCGGCAGCAGGCAGAACCCGACGCAGTAGCACCTGGCCGCCGGCATCGCGCAACTCGACCTGCAACACCGGCGGACCGGGCGGCGAGGAACGCGCTTGCAGCAGCAGCCGCAGCGCGCCCGGATCGGCCGACGGCGCCGCCGACGCCGAAACGCCGGTCAAACGCGCGGCGATCGCTTGTACCACCTCGACCACCGACGGACAGTCACCGCGTCCGTCGCCAGACACGGTGATGGCCGCCGCATGAATGATCAGCAACACCGGCGACAGCAGGCGACTAGCTTCCTTCCATCAAGCCGCTGCAGCGATCCACCACCCGCGCCATCGCCTCGGCGAAGATCGACGGCGGGGGCAGAAGGCTCACCACCAAGAACGCGCCCGGTCCCGGCAGGTCGAAGAAATAACCGGGCTGCACCAGCACGCCGTCGCGCTGTAGCAGCGTGACCGCCCACTCTGCATCAGTCATCACGGCGGGGACGCGAAGAATGGCCGACCAGCCGGCCTCGGCCGGCAGCAACGTGCAAGGAGATGACGACGGCAGCAGCGCCTGCAACCGGGCGCGGTTGGCCGCCACGCGAGCCGTGATGGCCGCGCGAATGGTGCCACCCAGAGCCAACAAATCCGGTGCCGCCAGCTGGACCGGCGTTGCCACGGAAAGATAGGTGTCGGCGATCAGCTCCAGCCGCCCCAGCGCCATCGCGACATCGGATGGTGATCCGCCGGCCACGATCCAGCCGAGCTTGATCTGCGGCAAGCCGCACGACTTGGAGAGGCCGCCCAGGCTGAACGTCAACACCGGCGCAGCGCCGGCAGCCGCGGCCGCGGCGGCGCAGGCCACGGCGTCGCCGGGCCGGGCCCCGAAGGGAAAATCGGCGAACACCTCGTCGGCGATCAAGGCCATGCCGCCGCGCGCACAGAGCGTGGCCAGCCGGCGGCGCTCGTCGGCCTTGAGGAATGATCCGGTCGGGTTGTTCGGGCTGACCACGATCAGCGCGGGCGTCCTTTGGCCGGCGGCGCGGGCGGCTGCCAGCGCCGCGTCGATCGACGCAAAGTCGATATGCCAGACACCGTCGTAAGCCAGGCGATAGGCGATGGGTTGCACGCCTTCCAGGCGCGCCAGATAGTCGAACAGCGGATAGCCGGGCTCGGGAATGAGAACGGCGTCGCCGGGATCGCACAGCAGCTTGAACAGCAGTGCATACGATTCGCTGCTGCTGGCGGTGAGCAGCAGGCGATCGGGATCGACGGTACATCCGCGCCGGGCATAGTCGGCGGCGACCGCGGCGCGCGCCGACGGCAACCCGCGCGGCGCCGGCGCATAGGTGGCCACCTCGGGCGGCGCCAGCGCCTCGCGCAGCGCCGCCACCGGATACGGCAGGTCGACGGTGGTGGGATTGGACACCGTCAGATCAAGGACCGCGCCGCCGGCCTGATGGCGGGCCGTCTCGGCCGCGGCGAGGGCGTTTTCTGGGCGATCCCAGGGCAGACGACGCGAAAACACCGGGCGCAGGTTACCACCGGTGGCGCTTGTCCCGGCCATCGGTTCAGGCGGCAGGCGTACTCGCGGCGACGGTCGGGTTGCCGTACAATGGAGCGTTCATGGGTCTGGATCTGCGCGATCTGCTGAGAGGAGACATCCGCCTGCACCCCCGGGTGGTACAGCAATCGCTGTTCGGAAAGCCCGAGGATCGCCAGCGCCTGGCCTCGGCGTTGCCCCCGCTGGTGCCGTTCGGCAACGCCCAGTACGCGGGGGCCGATTGGATCTTGGACTGGGACCATCGACTGCCCTCTCGGCAGGCGGTCCTCCGGCTGTTCGCTTTTTACTCGGCCGAGCGGCGCAAAGAATTTCTCGACGGACACGAGGCCCGCCAGCGCGAGATCGCCAGCCAGGATCTGTTTCCCGAGTTCGACGTCCCCGACTTCGTCAAGTTGCCGGCGGACGAGGTCTACGAGACCGAGATGGATTTGAAGGGCAGCCCGGCGCGCCTGCGCCTGGTCAGCGAGTGGCGGCGCGAGATTGATCCTGGGCAAGGCAACCGCGCGGTGGAGATCGTCCGCAACTCGGAGCCGTTCAAGACGCTGAAGGCGCAGGCGAAGATCCGCGCGCCCGGATTGGGCGAGCTGGAGCCGGCCGAATGGTCGCCGCCGTGCGAGAGTGGCCACGTGCGCTGGGGCATCGACGTCTGGTATCTGCTGACGTTCAACGGCATGGTCGGCGAAGGGCGGGCGTTCCTGGTCGATCTCGAGGATCGTTCGGTGGTGCGCGAACGCGATTTTCAATTTCGCGCCGGCTAGCGGCCGTTCAGGCAGCCAGAAGACCGTCGGCCAGCCATTGCCCGAGCCAGGTCGAGCCAAGGCGGGCGGCGTCCTCGGCGTCGCGCGTCTGGCTCAGGCGTTCGCAGAGAACACCGAAGGAAAGACCAGGCTGGATCAAACGGATCGCCTCCTCCTCGGCGGCGTCGACCAGGCGGTGATAGACGGTGGTCTCGCGGCGCCAGACCAAGAAGGTGGCCGGTTGTTGGCGGACCAGCGCCTGCGGCGGCAGCGGCGCGGCGGCCAGCACCGCGGACCAGACGTCATCGATGGCGTGCACGGAGGGAACCAGCTCGTGCGCGGCGATCGGTTGCAGGATCAGGGTGGCGAAGGCCTCGGGCGGCAACGTTTGAAGCTGCTGCCGCGTCAGCGGTGATTGATCGACGCGGTCAAAGACGTCGAGACGCGCCCATTCCAGCGCCGCCAGCTCGCCCAGCCAAGGACGATCGCCGGCCAGGGAATGCCCAGCGGCGAAAAGCGGCAAGTACCGGCCCACCTCGCGCAGCGATGGATGACGAGACCGGTGCGCCAACAGATAGTCGGTGATGAGATTGTGAAAGCCGGTCTCGTCCAGCGCCGCCGACGTGGCCGGAAAGTACTGCGCCAGCGTGTCGCGGATTCGGTAGAAGTACATGTTGGCGTAGATATCCAGGCGCTCGACGGCGGAGGCGCGGTGGTCACCTTGAATGATCGCCGCCAATTGCTCGGCGCTGGCGCCGTCAGCGGCGAGGCCAGCGGCCACCCCTTCCGGCGCAGTGATCAGCGAGAAGAACTGCCGTTCGATCGCGGCCAGCATCGGCCGATCGGGCGCGTCACCCCGCCGCATGACTGACCGCTGGCGCGACCAGCAACGCCGCTCCGTTCGGCGCGGCTAGCAGCGCCGTTTCGATGCCAGCGGCGCGCCGCGATTCCTCCACCACACGTTCGAGTGGCGGGATGTGATCGTCCCATTCGATCAGCGTCGACACCCGCCCGAACCGCCGCAGCGCCTGCCGGTAGAGGTCCCAGACGCCGTCGCAAACCGGGTGATCGTGGGTGTCCAGCAGCAGCTCGCCCGCCGTGCTGTGCCCAGCCAGATGAATCTGTCCCACCCGAGCAAGAGGAATTCCGGCGATGAACGCCGCCGGATCGAAACCGTGGTTGTGGGCACTGACAAAGATGTTGTTCACGTCCAAAAGAACGCCGCAGTCGGCGCGCTGACAAAGCGCCGCCAAAAACTCCCATTCGGTCATGGCCGACTGACAAAAGCTGACGTAGCTGGAGACGTTTTCCACCAGGATCCGTCTTTTGAGTCGATCCTGCACCCGCTGTACGCGCTCGGCGACGTGGTGCAAAGCCTCTTCAGTGTAAGGCAGAGGCAAAAGGTCGTGGGCGTAGTGCCCGCCCAGACTGCCCCAGCACAAATGATCGGAGATCAGCTCCGGTTGCACCTCAGCTGCCAGGTCTGCCAGCCCGTTCAAATAATCGCCGTTGATTGGGTCAACCGACCCCAGTGACAGCGAAACCCCGTGCATCACCACCGGCGACCGCCCGCGAATTTCTCGCAACACCCGCCGCGGATTTCCCCCCGCCACCAGGAAATTGTCAGAAATAACTTCAAACCAATCCACCACCGGCGGCTGTTCCAGCACCGCCTGGTAATGCTCTGTGCGCAACCCAATCCCGTGTCCCAAATAAGGAAACAAATTCATTCCCTCTTTAGGCCGACTATTTTCACCAATGACATCCACTTATTCATCCAATGACATCCGATTGCCGCGCCTCAATTCCCATCCAGGAGGCCGAGCTCCGCTCGGCCGGCCCACCTTGCGCGAGGCGTTGGGTGGGCCCGCGGGAGGGCGAGCCCTCCCGCGTAGCGAGCCCGTTATTTCGCCGCCGCGACTTTCCCGCCCTTGTCCTTGCACTCTTTGTCGCTCATCTCCACCCAACCCTTGCCTTTGCAGCCGTTCTTGCCGGCGCAAGAATTGGCGGACGAATGGCAGCCACCTTTGCCCTTGCAAGCGTTGACACCCTCACAATGCACCTTGCCGCCCTCGGCGGCGCTGGCGATGACAGGCGCCGCGGTGGCGAACAATCCGGCGGCAAGAGCGACAACCAAGGTACCTTTCGTGCTGATCATTGATTCTCTCCTTTGGGGATTTTCTCAGGTGTTCGGCTATTGCTACGCCGAAACCGGGAGCCCGTTACGATAAACCTCCGTCATAAACAGCGCCAACCCCAATGACGACCTGCAATATTTCGCTTTCCGCTACCAAATCTGAAACATGGCGTAAGATTACGGCAGGAATCGTTGCCCGCGGGTCACTAACCGCAGGAGTCAACATGCGAAGCTTTCGCGCAGTTCCTGGCTTCCTAGGCCTGATAGTTTTGGCCGTTGGGTGCAACTCCCCGGAGGGGTTTCACGGCATCGGTGCGGACGGTGGCGCACCCACCGGCAGCGGCGGCATCGGCGTTGGCGCCGGCACCGGCGGCGATGACGGCACCGGTGGACTGGGCGGCAGCGGCGGATTGTTCGGCAGCGGCGGCACGGGCGGCGGCGGCACGGGCGGCAGCGGCACCGGCGGCGCTGGCGGCGACGGATCGGGCGGCGGCGGCGTCGACGCTCCGATGGACGTCTCCATCGACCAGAGGGCGGACGCCGGCGCGGATGCGCCCGCGATCAGCGACGCGCGCGACACCGCCGCCGACAGCGGATCGCAGGTGCTGACCTTCCAGAACTATTGCTTGCGCGCGCACTGGACCGCCACCGCGTCGCTGCAGCCGGACCTGGCCATCAACGCCATCGACGGCGATGCCGTCACCATGTGGGCGACGGCGGCGCCGCAGACACCGAACGAGTATTTGCAGGTCGATCTCGGCGGGCCGACCCGCCTGACCCAGATCGTCCTCGACAACAGCGCCGGCAATCAGACCGACTACCCGCGGGCGTACACCGTCGTGGGCTCCGCCGACGGCAATTCGTTTCCCACCACGATGGCCAGCGTCGGTCAAACACCGGCCGGCGCGCTCACCACCATCAGCTTCAACGCGGTCACGGTGCGCGCCTTCCGCATCATCCAAGCCAACTCTGACCCGACGTTCTGGTGGACGGTGCACGAGCTGCGCCTCGGCTGCCAGCCTGCCACCGCGCCACCGGCCGGTGCCTTCGATCCGTTCGATCCCAGCCAGTGGATCGTGACCGCGTCGTCCAACGTGGGCGGAGAAGGGCCGAGCAATGCCATCGACGGAGACTTCACCACGCGCTGGACGTCTGGTGCGCACCAGCAGGGCAGCGAGTATTTCATGGTGGACATGGGCGCACCGACCACCATCAGCCAGGTGTGGATGACCACCCGTCAAAGCCCGAATGATTTTGCCACTCAGTACGCGCTGGACGTGTCGACCAACGGCACCACGTTCTCCACCGTGGCCACGGGCGCCGGCGCCATCGTCACCAAGATCGTCGTTTCGCCAGTCAAGGCGCGCTATGTGAAGATCCGCCAGACCGGCCAGACGGACCCCAACATCGGCAGCTGGTGGTCGTTCGACGAGCTGACCATTCGCCCGTGACGGCGGCCGCCCGCCGCGATCCCCTCAGCGGCTCCAGCCGCGTTCGTTCTTGAACAGGTGCGCCAGCGCCTGGCTGAGGCCGTCCAGGCCCGGCTTGAAGAACACCGGCGCGTCGATGCTGACGCCGATCATCGTGTCGTTCGACGACGTCACGCCAAAGCGAGCGATGTCGCGATCGACCTCGCTTCGGCGGAGCGCGCGCAAGACGCGTTCGCCGGAACGGTTGGCCATGTCCAGATCGCCGATGATCAAGCCTGGTCGCTCCTCGTGAAGGGCCGTGGTCACTTCCGTTTCGGTCTTGGCGCAACGAACGCCATAGCCTTCCTCGATGGCCAATTCCATCAGGAAGTCACGCAATTCAGGATCGTCGCTGACGACCAGGACGGAGGCAGGAACCCTCCCGGTCGGCGGCGCCGGTGTTCCTCCGGTCGGCAAGAGCGTCACCAGCATCTCCAATCAGGATAGCGGCCTTATGTTTCAGGCTTTTTTCCGCGGCGCCACTATTGGGTAAAATCTTTGGGATTGCCCGGGGCCTCCTCCACCCTTGCGGACCCGCGGGGCTGCGGCAACAATCCCTCCATGAAAAGAACCTTACTGACCCTGGCGGCAGTTTTTCTGGTCGGCTGCGGCGATAAATCGCCGGGCATCCAGGACAGCGGCACGCCCGGCACGGGCGACGACGCCAGCGCGACCGGCGATGGCAGCCCCACCGACGATGGCGGCGATGTCAGCCTGGCCGGCGATTCGGCGTTTCCTTTCGACACCGCGCCGGGCATGCCCCTCGATGTACCGGCCGGCCAGTGGACCTGGGTCGACTTCCCCGATTCGACCTGCGACGAGGGCTCGCCGACCGGGATCGCCGTCAGCCCCGGCGACGCCGGCAAGCTGCTGATCTTCTTCGAAGGCGGCGGCGCCTGCTGGGACGCGCTGACCTGTTTCGGGCTGAACACGGCGGTGCACGGACCGTTCGGCCAGGCGCAGTGGGCCGCTCAAGCTGCGACCATCACAACGTCCAGCATTCTGGATCGCACCCTGGCCGGCAATCCCTTCGCCGGATACGGGCTGGTGTTCGTACCCTACTGCACGGGCGATTTACACGCCGGCAACAACGTCGCCACCTACGACGTGGCTGGCCAGGCCACGCCGTATCACCATCAAGGCGCAGCCAACGTGGCGGCGTACCTGGCCCGCATCGCGCCCACCTGGGCCAACGCCACCGACGTGGTGATCAGCGGCAGCAGCGCCGGTGGTTTCGGCGCGCTGATGAACTACGAACCGATCCGCGCCCACTTTCCTAGCGCCAAGATGATCATGATCGACGATTCCGGTCCGCCGTTGGCGGGCACGTCGATCCCGGCCAGCGAACGGATGGCCTGGTACGCGCAGTGGCATGTCGGCGATCTCATCGATCCGCAGTGCGCGGACTGCAAGGACGACGTGTCCCACTTACCGGCCGCCGTGGCGGCGAAATATCCGAATGATCGAATGGCCCTGCTGTCGTCGCTGCAGGATCAGACCATCCGAACCTATTTCATGCTGACGGCGGACGGGATGCAGGCGGCGTTGCAGTCGCTGAAGACGGACCAGCTGGATCCGCTGCCCAACTTTCACACCTTCTTCGTCTCCGGCCAGACGCACACGATGCTGGGCAACCCTGGCAGCTTCATGGTCGGCGGCACATCGCTTTTGTCCTGGCTCGGGCAGATGGCCAGCGGTGATGCCGCCTGGATGTCCGTCGGTCCGTAAGCGCACTCGCGCCGCTGATCGTGCTCAGCCGGCGATCTTGAGCTCGGTCGCGATGGAGATCCCGGCCTTCAACGTTCGGGTCACCGGCGTCTTGTCGCAGATCTCCGCCAGGCGGGTGCGCTGCTCGTCGGACAGGGGCGCGCTGCAGGTGACGATGCGTTCGATCTGATCGCCTTCGCCTTCCTTGCCCTTGAACATGCGCAGCGCGACCTCGACCTGACCGAGCGTCCAGCCCTTGCGCGTGGCGTACATCTGCAGCGTGATCGACGTGCACGCGCCCAGCGACGCCAGCAGCAGCGCGTACGGCGCCGGACCAGCGTCGGTGCCGCCGTTGCTGGTCGGCTCGTCGGCGGTCAGCGTGTGGGCGCCGGCCTGGATCCGTTGCCTGTAACCGGCGCCGCTCACCACCTGAACGCTGGCGATCGCTGTCATGCGCGACACCCTACCGCGTCCGCCTGGCCGACGCAGCGACGAAGGCCAAGGTAGCGGCGGGCTGCTAGTATCCGCCGCCGTGGATTTCGCCATCGAGACGCGCGCCCTGCGCAAGGTCTACCGCGTGCCCAAGCCCAGCAGACGGCGCGGCGGCGCGGGCGGACCCATCCGGCCGCCGATGATGCCGCCAGCCTCGGTGTCCGTGACCGGCGGCGAGGTGGTCGCCCTCGAATCCCTGGATCTCAGCGTCCGGCAGGGCGAGTTCTTCGGCCTGCTTGGTCCGAACGGCGCGGGCAAGACCACCACCATCGGCATTCTCACCACGCGCGTGCTGCCGTCGGCTGGCCGGGCCTTCATCGCCGGTCAGGACGTGGTGGCGGCCGCGGTGTCGGTGCGCCAGCGCATCGGCGTGGTGCCGCAGCGGCCGAACCCAGATCGCGGTTTGTCCGTGCTGGAGAACCTGGTCTTTCACGCGTCGTACTTTGGTTTTTCGCGCGGCGAATCGCGGACCCGGGCCAGCGAGATTCTGGAGCGCCTGGGTCTGGGCGAGCGCGGCGAATCGCGCGTCGATCAACTGTCGGGCGGCCAGCAACAGCGCCTGATGATCGCCCGCGCCTTGATTCACCAGCCGCAGGTGATCTTTCTCGACGAGCCGACGGTGGGCCTGGACCCGCAGGCGCGCCTGGCGCTGTGGGAGATCTTGCGCGGTCTGCACGCCGAAGGTCGCACCATCGTGATGACGACGCACTACATGGAAGAAGCCGAGCAGCTGTGCCAGCGGGTGGCGATCATCGATCGCGGACGCTTGCTGGCCTGCGATCCGCCTGATCTCTTGAAGAAGAAAGCGCCGGGCGGCACGCTGATCGATCTGACGCTGGACGGACCCGCCGCGCCGGTGCTGGCGGCGGCGCGCGCGCTGGCTGGCGTGCTGTCCGCCGAAGCGGCCGGCGTTGCCCTGCGCGTCTATCATCCCCGCGAAGGCGAGGCGCTGGTGCCGCTTTTGGGCGCGGTGCAGGCGGCGGGTCGAGCGGTCATCAACATCCGGTTGGCCCCGCCCAGCTTGGAAACGCTGTTCGTCTCTCTCACCGGAAGGAAACTGGATTGAACCCGCCCGCGCCTTTGCCCGCTCCGCGCCCGGTCGGCGCCGGCCATGTCTTCCTGGCCTTGCTGATGCGCGACGCGGTGGTGGTGCGCCGCGAGCTGATCTATTTCCTCATGCGCACGGCGATGCAGCCGCTGCTGTTCACCATCGTCTTTGGGTATCTCTTGCCGCGCATGGGCTTCGTCAATCGCGGGTATACCTCGGCGCTTTTGCCGGGCGTCCTGGCGGTCAGCCTGGCCCTGGCGGCGGTGCAGTCGGTGGCGCTGCAGATGGTGGCCGATTTTGGTTTCACCAAAGAGATCGAAGATCGCTTGCTGGCCCCGGTGGCAAGCTGGCTGGTGGCGCTGGAGAAGGTGGTCTCCGGCACCGGGCAAGCGTTGATCGCGGCGCTGTTCGTGCTGCCGCTGGCGCGCCTCATCATGGGACCCATCGCCGGGCTATCGCTCGGCAACGTGGGCCTCATCATCGTCGTGACGCTGTTCGGAGCGACGTCGTTCAGCATGCTGGGGCTTTTCCTGGGCAGCGTGATCGAAGGAACGCAGATCGGTCTGCTTTTCGGGATCGTGGTGGCGCCGATGATCATGTTCGGCTGCGCGTATTACCCGTGGAAGGGCCTCGACGCTGTGCCGGTGATGAAGTACGCGGTGCTGCTGAACCCGCTGACCTATGTATCGGAAGGCCTGCGCGGCGTCCTCATCCCCAACCAGCCGCACATGCCAATCCCGATGGTGCTGCTGGCGCTGGCGGCGATCACCGCGC
Coding sequences:
- a CDS encoding ABC transporter ATP-binding protein, whose product is MDFAIETRALRKVYRVPKPSRRRGGAGGPIRPPMMPPASVSVTGGEVVALESLDLSVRQGEFFGLLGPNGAGKTTTIGILTTRVLPSAGRAFIAGQDVVAAAVSVRQRIGVVPQRPNPDRGLSVLENLVFHASYFGFSRGESRTRASEILERLGLGERGESRVDQLSGGQQQRLMIARALIHQPQVIFLDEPTVGLDPQARLALWEILRGLHAEGRTIVMTTHYMEEAEQLCQRVAIIDRGRLLACDPPDLLKKKAPGGTLIDLTLDGPAAPVLAAARALAGVLSAEAAGVALRVYHPREGEALVPLLGAVQAAGRAVINIRLAPPSLETLFVSLTGRKLD
- a CDS encoding DNA-binding domain-containing protein, encoding MRRGDAPDRPMLAAIERQFFSLITAPEGVAAGLAADGASAEQLAAIIQGDHRASAVERLDIYANMYFYRIRDTLAQYFPATSAALDETGFHNLITDYLLAHRSRHPSLREVGRYLPLFAAGHSLAGDRPWLGELAALEWARLDVFDRVDQSPLTRQQLQTLPPEAFATLILQPIAAHELVPSVHAIDDVWSAVLAAAPLPPQALVRQQPATFLVWRRETTVYHRLVDAAEEEAIRLIQPGLSFGVLCERLSQTRDAEDAARLGSTWLGQWLADGLLAA
- a CDS encoding response regulator, with the protein product MLVTLLPTGGTPAPPTGRVPASVLVVSDDPELRDFLMELAIEEGYGVRCAKTETEVTTALHEERPGLIIGDLDMANRSGERVLRALRRSEVDRDIARFGVTSSNDTMIGVSIDAPVFFKPGLDGLSQALAHLFKNERGWSR
- a CDS encoding OsmC family protein, whose amino-acid sequence is MASVQVVSGAGYRQRIQAGAHTLTADEPTSNGGTDAGPAPYALLLASLGACTSITLQMYATRKGWTLGQVEVALRMFKGKEGEGDQIERIVTCSAPLSDEQRTRLAEICDKTPVTRTLKAGISIATELKIAG
- a CDS encoding ABC transporter permease; its protein translation is MNPPAPLPAPRPVGAGHVFLALLMRDAVVVRRELIYFLMRTAMQPLLFTIVFGYLLPRMGFVNRGYTSALLPGVLAVSLALAAVQSVALQMVADFGFTKEIEDRLLAPVASWLVALEKVVSGTGQALIAALFVLPLARLIMGPIAGLSLGNVGLIIVVTLFGATSFSMLGLFLGSVIEGTQIGLLFGIVVAPMIMFGCAYYPWKGLDAVPVMKYAVLLNPLTYVSEGLRGVLIPNQPHMPIPMVLLALAAITALFWRLGLRTFMKRAVG
- a CDS encoding pectin acetylesterase-family hydrolase gives rise to the protein MKRTLLTLAAVFLVGCGDKSPGIQDSGTPGTGDDASATGDGSPTDDGGDVSLAGDSAFPFDTAPGMPLDVPAGQWTWVDFPDSTCDEGSPTGIAVSPGDAGKLLIFFEGGGACWDALTCFGLNTAVHGPFGQAQWAAQAATITTSSILDRTLAGNPFAGYGLVFVPYCTGDLHAGNNVATYDVAGQATPYHHQGAANVAAYLARIAPTWANATDVVISGSSAGGFGALMNYEPIRAHFPSAKMIMIDDSGPPLAGTSIPASERMAWYAQWHVGDLIDPQCADCKDDVSHLPAAVAAKYPNDRMALLSSLQDQTIRTYFMLTADGMQAALQSLKTDQLDPLPNFHTFFVSGQTHTMLGNPGSFMVGGTSLLSWLGQMASGDAAWMSVGP
- a CDS encoding pyridoxal phosphate-dependent aminotransferase; translation: MFSRRLPWDRPENALAAAETARHQAGGAVLDLTVSNPTTVDLPYPVAALREALAPPEVATYAPAPRGLPSARAAVAADYARRGCTVDPDRLLLTASSSESYALLFKLLCDPGDAVLIPEPGYPLFDYLARLEGVQPIAYRLAYDGVWHIDFASIDAALAAARAAGQRTPALIVVSPNNPTGSFLKADERRRLATLCARGGMALIADEVFADFPFGARPGDAVACAAAAAAAGAAPVLTFSLGGLSKSCGLPQIKLGWIVAGGSPSDVAMALGRLELIADTYLSVATPVQLAAPDLLALGGTIRAAITARVAANRARLQALLPSSSPCTLLPAEAGWSAILRVPAVMTDAEWAVTLLQRDGVLVQPGYFFDLPGPGAFLVVSLLPPPSIFAEAMARVVDRCSGLMEGS
- a CDS encoding DUF692 domain-containing protein is translated as MNLFPYLGHGIGLRTEHYQAVLEQPPVVDWFEVISDNFLVAGGNPRRVLREIRGRSPVVMHGVSLSLGSVDPINGDYLNGLADLAAEVQPELISDHLCWGSLGGHYAHDLLPLPYTEEALHHVAERVQRVQDRLKRRILVENVSSYVSFCQSAMTEWEFLAALCQRADCGVLLDVNNIFVSAHNHGFDPAAFIAGIPLARVGQIHLAGHSTAGELLLDTHDHPVCDGVWDLYRQALRRFGRVSTLIEWDDHIPPLERVVEESRRAAGIETALLAAPNGAALLVAPAVSHAAG
- a CDS encoding discoidin domain-containing protein; protein product: MAVGCNSPEGFHGIGADGGAPTGSGGIGVGAGTGGDDGTGGLGGSGGLFGSGGTGGGGTGGSGTGGAGGDGSGGGGVDAPMDVSIDQRADAGADAPAISDARDTAADSGSQVLTFQNYCLRAHWTATASLQPDLAINAIDGDAVTMWATAAPQTPNEYLQVDLGGPTRLTQIVLDNSAGNQTDYPRAYTVVGSADGNSFPTTMASVGQTPAGALTTISFNAVTVRAFRIIQANSDPTFWWTVHELRLGCQPATAPPAGAFDPFDPSQWIVTASSNVGGEGPSNAIDGDFTTRWTSGAHQQGSEYFMVDMGAPTTISQVWMTTRQSPNDFATQYALDVSTNGTTFSTVATGAGAIVTKIVVSPVKARYVKIRQTGQTDPNIGSWWSFDELTIRP